A window from Candidatus Zixiibacteriota bacterium encodes these proteins:
- a CDS encoding arsenate reductase ArsC produces the protein MINLLFVCSGNSCRSQMGEGLARQIADGRFQVKSAGVTPIGVHPAAIASMREIGIDISDQTSDLLTGELLEWTDFVITLCNQARDHCPAIPPGVRHIHWDIPNPDQLYLSPEDRNRQFAAVRDLIKERIETLFKEIK, from the coding sequence ATGATAAACCTGTTGTTCGTATGTTCGGGAAATTCCTGCCGGAGTCAGATGGGTGAGGGGCTGGCCCGTCAAATAGCTGACGGGAGATTTCAGGTCAAGTCGGCCGGTGTGACACCGATTGGTGTCCACCCGGCGGCAATTGCATCCATGCGCGAAATCGGTATCGATATCTCCGATCAGACATCGGATTTGCTGACCGGTGAACTTCTGGAATGGACCGATTTTGTCATCACTCTGTGCAATCAGGCTCGCGACCACTGTCCCGCCATTCCGCCCGGCGTCAGGCATATCCACTGGGATATCCCCAATCCCGACCAGCTTTATTTATCCCCGGAAGATCGGAATCGGCAATTTGCGGCTGTCCGTGACCTGATTAAAGAAAGAATCGAAACCTTGTTTAAAGAAATTAAATAG
- the secA gene encoding preprotein translocase subunit SecA, whose product MANIITKIFGTKHERDIKKIRPLVGQINEYCEQYKTLSEDELRGKTEEFKKRLAEGETTDDLLPEAFAVVKETCRRLCGRTWDVVGQAMDWNMVPYDVQLIGGIVLHQGKIAEMATGEGKTLVATLPIYLNALSGEGVHVVTVNDYLAKRDSEWMGRIFEYLGLTVGCIQNEMDSSQRRSEYLKDITYGTNNEFGFDYLRDNMAQTIDDRVHRGYHYAIVDEVDSVLVDEARTPLIISGPVESAIHKRYSEMQPIVNTLVRKQTNLINEKIARAEKLLQSDDGAAQYEAGELLLAARKGAPKNKKYLKLIKEPGLLNLINRVESDYMRDKKLHLVDEMLYYAIDEKEHSINLTDHGRTQFSKEEQELFIIPDITEALSEIEGDESLSPDEKTRRIDEMYRLHSERSEKVHSISQLLRAYTLFEKDVEYVVQDGKVLIVDEFTGRIMPGRRYSDGMHQAIEAKENVQIESESQTLATITLQNYFRMYDKLAGMTGTAETEAQEFWDIYKLDVISIPTNEPVRRIDYNDEIYRTRREKYNAIIDEIIDCYNNNRPVLVGTISVEVSETLSRMLKRKGVPHNVLNAKHHRMEAEIVAGAGQPRSVTIATNMAGRGTDIKLGNKVVKHPNCALKDPDINQEICPLIKELKCHDGVPCGLHIIGTERHESRRIDRQLRGRSGRQGDPGSSRFYLSLEDDLMRLFGSDRLGRIMDRLGVEEGEVITHPMVNKAIERAQKRVELQNFSIRKHTLEYDDVMNAQREVIYDRRLAALERESIKDEVVELIESVLQTLIDRHCPEKEYAENWDLNTLKEDLRNIYLLNLEFRAEDIPGLTHERLFEQVHKAVLTFYERKERLYGEEIMRKLERYAVLMTIDRHWRDHMYEMDQLKTGIGLRGYGQRDPLIEYKREAYRIFAELIDQIDKDIVGMVYKLQVNIPEKSREERRREVQQKQLTAQHEDTVGMGFGSATQTEEANPMAEASRRGKAQPLKREGKKVKPNDPCPCGSGKKYKKCHGRVD is encoded by the coding sequence CGGACCTGGGATGTGGTCGGACAAGCGATGGACTGGAATATGGTCCCCTATGATGTTCAGCTGATCGGCGGTATTGTCCTGCACCAGGGAAAGATAGCCGAGATGGCCACCGGCGAGGGTAAAACCCTGGTAGCCACCCTGCCCATTTATTTGAATGCCTTAAGCGGCGAGGGTGTCCATGTCGTGACGGTCAATGATTATCTGGCCAAACGCGACAGCGAGTGGATGGGCCGCATTTTTGAATACCTCGGTCTGACGGTCGGTTGTATTCAAAATGAAATGGACAGCTCCCAGCGCCGGAGCGAATATCTCAAGGATATCACCTACGGCACCAATAACGAGTTCGGTTTTGATTACCTTCGCGATAATATGGCCCAGACCATCGATGACCGGGTTCATCGCGGTTATCATTACGCCATTGTCGACGAGGTCGACTCGGTCCTGGTCGATGAGGCCCGGACCCCGTTGATTATTTCCGGACCGGTCGAAAGCGCCATCCACAAGCGCTACTCCGAAATGCAGCCGATTGTCAATACCCTGGTCCGTAAACAGACCAACCTGATCAATGAGAAAATCGCCCGCGCTGAAAAATTACTGCAATCGGATGATGGAGCGGCCCAGTACGAGGCCGGAGAACTGCTTTTGGCCGCCCGGAAGGGTGCCCCCAAGAACAAAAAATACCTGAAACTGATCAAAGAACCGGGCCTCCTTAACCTGATCAATCGGGTCGAATCCGATTATATGCGCGATAAAAAACTACACCTCGTCGATGAAATGCTGTACTACGCCATTGATGAGAAGGAACATTCCATCAATCTCACCGATCACGGCCGAACCCAGTTTTCAAAAGAGGAACAGGAACTGTTCATCATCCCCGATATCACCGAGGCCCTTTCGGAAATCGAGGGTGATGAATCCCTGTCCCCCGATGAGAAAACCCGCCGGATCGATGAGATGTATCGCCTGCATTCGGAGCGTTCGGAAAAAGTCCACTCCATCAGCCAGCTTCTCAGGGCCTATACGCTTTTCGAAAAAGATGTCGAATATGTCGTTCAGGACGGCAAAGTTCTTATTGTCGATGAATTTACCGGACGGATTATGCCGGGACGACGGTACTCCGATGGTATGCATCAGGCTATCGAGGCCAAGGAAAATGTTCAGATCGAAAGTGAATCTCAGACCCTGGCCACCATTACCCTGCAGAATTATTTCAGAATGTACGACAAATTGGCCGGTATGACCGGTACCGCCGAAACCGAGGCCCAGGAATTCTGGGATATCTACAAGCTCGATGTTATCAGTATCCCGACCAACGAGCCGGTCCGCCGGATTGACTACAACGACGAAATTTACCGCACTCGCCGCGAAAAATATAATGCCATTATCGATGAAATCATCGACTGCTATAATAATAACCGCCCGGTTCTGGTCGGCACTATTTCGGTCGAAGTTTCCGAAACCCTTTCCCGAATGCTCAAACGTAAAGGGGTTCCTCATAATGTCCTTAATGCCAAACATCACCGGATGGAGGCCGAAATCGTGGCCGGGGCGGGTCAGCCTCGTTCAGTGACCATTGCCACCAATATGGCCGGCCGTGGTACCGATATCAAACTCGGCAATAAAGTAGTCAAACATCCCAACTGCGCCCTCAAAGACCCTGATATCAATCAGGAAATATGTCCTCTGATCAAAGAGCTTAAATGTCACGATGGCGTCCCCTGCGGACTGCATATAATCGGAACCGAGCGCCATGAATCACGCCGTATCGACCGCCAGTTACGGGGACGCTCCGGCCGCCAGGGTGATCCCGGTTCCTCACGGTTCTATCTCTCGCTCGAAGATGATTTAATGCGGCTGTTCGGGTCGGACCGCCTTGGCCGAATCATGGATCGTCTCGGGGTCGAGGAGGGCGAAGTCATCACTCACCCGATGGTCAACAAGGCTATCGAACGGGCCCAGAAACGGGTCGAACTGCAAAACTTCTCCATCCGGAAACATACCCTCGAGTATGATGATGTCATGAATGCCCAGCGCGAGGTCATTTACGACCGGCGCCTGGCCGCCCTGGAACGGGAATCAATCAAGGACGAAGTTGTTGAATTAATCGAGTCGGTTCTCCAGACCCTCATCGATCGACACTGCCCCGAAAAAGAATACGCCGAAAACTGGGATTTGAATACGCTCAAGGAAGACCTGCGCAATATTTATCTCCTTAATCTCGAATTCCGCGCCGAGGATATTCCCGGCCTGACCCACGAGCGGCTATTCGAGCAGGTCCACAAAGCGGTTCTGACATTCTATGAACGCAAAGAACGGCTGTACGGCGAGGAAATCATGCGAAAGCTGGAACGGTACGCCGTCCTGATGACCATCGACCGCCACTGGCGCGATCATATGTATGAAATGGATCAGCTTAAGACCGGAATCGGCCTGCGAGGCTATGGACAACGCGATCCATTGATCGAATACAAGCGGGAAGCCTATCGTATCTTTGCCGAGTTGATTGACCAGATCGATAAGGATATTGTCGGAATGGTATATAAACTCCAGGTCAATATTCCGGAGAAATCGCGTGAGGAACGCCGCCGCGAGGTCCAGCAGAAACAGCTTACCGCTCAACACGAAGACACCGTCGGGATGGGTTTTGGTTCGGCAACCCAGACCGAGGAAGCCAACCCGATGGCTGAGGCTTCCCGGCGGGGCAAAGCCCAGCCGCTCAAGCGTGAGGGCAAAAAGGTTAAGCCCAATGACCCCTGCCCCTGCGGCTCCGGGAAAAAATATAAAAAATGCCACGGGCGGGTCGACTAA